A region of Lycium barbarum isolate Lr01 chromosome 3, ASM1917538v2, whole genome shotgun sequence DNA encodes the following proteins:
- the LOC132632961 gene encoding endochitinase 3-like isoform X2 yields the protein MNMMKMRLSQLCVFATLSVLAILLIPSVLAEQCGKQASGAPCPSGYCCSNYGWCGTTGDYCDPDKCQSQCPSPSPPPPPFTPPPPPPPPPPFTPPPPTPSGADITEIITRELFDQLLLRRNDDRCPAKGFYNYDAFVQAARYFPGFATTGDITDRKRELAAFLAQTSHETNGGWPTAEDGPYAWGYCFKREQGNPADLPSYCTESAEWPCAPGKKYYGRGPIQIS from the exons atgaatatgatgaaaatgaggcTGAGCCAATTATGTGTATTTGCAACACTTTCAGTTCTTGCTATATTACTGATCCCAAGTGTCTTGGCCGAACAATGCGGCAAGCAAGCCAGTGGTGCACCGTGCCCCTCTGGGTACTGCTGCAGCAATTATGGTTGGTGTGGGACCACCGGTGATTATTGTGATCCCGACAAGTGTCAAAGCCAGTGTCCTTCACCGTCTCCTCCGCCTCCTCCATtcactcctcctcctcctccgccTCCGCCTCCTCCATTCACTCCTCCACCACCCACTCCATCCGGTGCAGATATTACCGAAATCATTACTCGTGAATTATTTGACCAGCTGCTTTTGCGTCGGAATGATGATAGGTGTCCTGCTAAGGGCTTCTACAACTACGATGCCTTTGTTCAAGCGGCGAGGTATTTCCCTGGTTTTGCCACCACTGGTGACATTACTGACCGTAAAAGGGAGCTTGCTGCGTTCCTGGCTCAAACATCGCATGAAACTAATG GTGGTTGGCCAACTGCAGAAGACGGGCCATACGCATGGGGTTACTGCTTCAAGAGAGAACAAGGCAACCCTGCAGACTTGCCTTCTTACTGTACTGAAAGTGCTGAGTGGCCATGCGCTCCTGGCAAGAAATATTATGGACGAGGCCCCATCCAAATATCATAG
- the LOC132632961 gene encoding endochitinase 3-like isoform X1, whose translation MNMMKMRLSQLCVFATLSVLAILLIPSVLAEQCGKQASGAPCPSGYCCSNYGWCGTTGDYCDPDKCQSQCPSPSPPPPPFTPPPPPPPPPPFTPPPPTPSGADITEIITRELFDQLLLRRNDDRCPAKGFYNYDAFVQAARYFPGFATTGDITDRKRELAAFLAQTSHETNGGWPTAEDGPYAWGYCFKREQGNPADLPSYCTESAEWPCAPGKKYYGRGPIQIS comes from the exons atgaatatgatgaaaatgaggcTGAGCCAATTATGTGTATTTGCAACACTTTCAGTTCTTGCTATATTACTGATCCCAAGTGTCTTGGCCGAACAATGCGGCAAGCAAGCCAGTGGTGCACCGTGCCCCTCTGGGTACTGCTGCAGCAATTATGGTTGGTGTGGGACCACCGGTGATTATTGTGATCCCGACAAGTGTCAAAGCCAGTGTCCTTCACCGTCTCCTCCGCCTCCTCCATtcactcctcctcctcctccgccTCCGCCTCCTCCATTCACTCCTCCACCACCCACTCCATCCGGTGCAGATATTACCGAAATCATTACTCGTGAATTATTTGACCAGCTGCTTTTGCGTCGGAATGATGATAGGTGTCCTGCTAAGGGCTTCTACAACTACGATGCCTTTGTTCAAGCGGCGAGGTATTTCCCTGGTTTTGCCACCACTGGTGACATTACTGACCGTAAAAGGGAGCTTGCTGCGTTCCTGGCTCAAACATCGCATGAAACTAATG GTGGTTGGCCAACTGCAGAAGACGGGCCATACGCATGGGGTTACTGCTTCAAGAGAGAACAAGGCAACCCTGCAGACTTGCCTTCTTACTGTACTGAAAGTGCTGAGTGGCCATGCGCTCCTGGCAAGAAATATTATGGACGAGGCCCCATCCAAATATCATA